The following are encoded together in the Salvia hispanica cultivar TCC Black 2014 chromosome 6, UniMelb_Shisp_WGS_1.0, whole genome shotgun sequence genome:
- the LOC125194629 gene encoding pectinesterase 2-like, with the protein MAKIILLAMFQFVMISFMCASASASAAISWCSQTPNPEPCEYFLTQNPKYDISSIHEKPDFLKMSLQIALDRSIHVLSGLQQLGPKCCSARERAAWADCVKFYEKTSHELNKTVDTTADMQRRLTVALTNLETCKDGFADFGIQDYFTVFPILSNNVSLLLSNTLALSSTSDDSMSISPVSDGEGFPEWVPSADLELLQSSTPGADVVVAQDGSGDFTTVGEAVAAAANRSGSGRYVMYVKAGTYKENVEIGEKLVNVMLLGDGIGRTIITGSRSNSTGYTTFNSPTVAVEGAGFIGRGITFQNTAGPENGQAVALRSDSEHSVFYQCSFEGYQDTLYVHARNQFYRNCDIYGTVDFIFGNAAVVLQNCNIYLHYHKSNTITAQSRTEATQKTGIIIHNSRVTAAPDLQPVQGSVKSYLGRPWKKYSRTVFMKTELDSLIDPAGWLPWDGTVGLDTLYYAEYANTGPGSSTANRVNWTNYHVITSPSVAAQFTPGNFIDANSWLPATNVPFTPGL; encoded by the exons ATGgcgaaaataatactactagcCATGTTCCAGTTTGTGATGATTTCATTTATGTGTGCATCAGCCTCTGCCTCTGCGGCCATCTCATGGTGCAGCCAAACCCCAAACCCTGAACCGTGTGAGTATTTCCTCACTCAAAACCCTAAATACGACATCTCCTCCATACATGAAAAGCCCGACTTCCTGAAGATGTCGTTGCAGATAGCCCTTGACCGCAGCATACACGTGCTGAGTGGGCTCCAGCAACTTGGCCCCAAGTGTTGCTCTGCTCGGGAAAGGGCAGCATGGGCCGACTGCGTCAAATTCTATGAGAAAACTAGCCACGAGCTCAACAAGACCGTTGACACCACGGCCGACATGCAGAGGAGGCTGACCGTGGCGCTCACCAATTTGGAGACGTGCAAAGACGGCTTCGCTGACTTCGGCATACAAGATTATTTCACTGTGTTTCCCATATTGTCTAACAATGTGAGTTTGCTGTTGAGCAATACCCTAGCTTTGAGTTCTACATCTGATGATAGTATGTCTATTTCGCCGGTGAGTGATGGAGAAGGGTTTCCAGAGTGGGTTCCTTCCGCTGATCTGGAGCTGCTGCAGTCATCCACCCCTGGGGCGGATGTGGTTGTGGCGCAGGACGGGTCTGGAGATTTTACGACGGTGGGGGAAGCGGTGGCAGCCGCAGCGAATCGGTCGGGAAGCGGGAGGTATGTGATGTATGTGAAGGCGGGAACGTACAAAGAGAATGTTGAAATTGGGGAGAAATTGGTGAATGTTATGTTGTTGGGTGACGGAATTGGGAGGACTATTATCACCGGAAGCAGAAGCAACTCCACCGGCTACACCACCTTCAATTCGCCCACTGTTG CTGTTGAGGGAGCCGGGTTCATCGGCCGTGGCATCACATTCCAGAACACGGCGGGGCCGGAGAACGGGCAGGCCGTGGCTCTGCGTTCGGATTCCGAGCATTCCGTGTTCTATCAGTGCAGCTTTGAAGGGTACCAAGACACCCTCTACGTCCACGCCCGAAATCAGTTCTACCGCAACTGCGATATCTACGGCACAGTCGACTTCATCTTCGGCAACGCCGCTGTCGTCTTGCAAAACTGCAACATCTACCTGCATTACCACAAGAGCAACACCATCACCGCGCAGAGCCGGACCGAGGCGACCCAAAAAACAGGCATCATCATCCACAACTCCCGGGTCACCGCTGCCCCGGACCTCCAGCCCGTTCAGGGATCCGTCAAGTCCTATCTGGGCCGCCCGTGGAAGAAGTACTCGCGGACGGTGTTCATGAAGACCGAGCTCGATAGCTTGATCGACCCAGCTGGTTGGCTTCCGTGGGACGGGACCGTCGGTTTGGATACCTTGTATTACGCCGAGTATGCCAATACGGGTCCCGGCTCCTCCACCGCCAATCGGGTCAATTGGACCAATTATCACGTCATCACCAGCCCATCCGTCGCCGCACAGTTCACGCCGGGGAATTTCATTGACGCCAATTCGTGGCTGCCCGCCACGAATGTGCCATTTACCCCTGgcctttaa
- the LOC125194630 gene encoding uncharacterized protein LOC125194630, translating into MGYYLADGIYPRWPVFLKTISCPTGARREFFAAKQEAARKDVERGFGVLQARWGIVKGPARSWYRHHIANVMYACIILHNMIIHDDEAAPSAGHAAPPVVRGLPYGLSERLQAQESMRNQQAHIDLINNMIEEVWTRSGR; encoded by the coding sequence atggggtactacttAGCCGACGGCATTTACCCGAGATGGCCAGTTTTCTTGAAGACGATCTCCTGTCCAACGGGTGCGAGGAGAGAGTTTTTTGCGGCAAAGCAGGAGGCTGCACGGAAGGACGTGGAGCGAGGATTCGGTGTGCTTCAAGCGCGTTGGGGAATAGTGAAAGGCCCGGCTCGTTCCTGGTACAGGCATCATATCGCCAATGTCATGTACGCGTGCAtcatcttgcacaacatgattattcaCGACGATGAAGCCGCTCCGAGTGCAGGTCATGCAGCCCCGCCGGTCGTTCGAGGTTTACCCTATGGACTCAGCGAGAGATTACAAGCTCAAGAGAGCATGCGCAACCAACAAGCTCATATTGATCTCATAAAcaacatgattgaagaagtttggacaCGTAGTGGTCGTTGA
- the LOC125194631 gene encoding uncharacterized protein LOC125194631 — MVPGEDIGRSMERAMFAFGNQILTGIRAIHEQEQAEQQVPRPIHRRTSVRREHVLAHQRLFKDYFTEHPRWGAPVFRRRFRMRRELFLQIVHALEARDEYFQWREDATHRKGPSPLTKCTVALRQLAYGTTADMFDEYLHVGDTTG; from the coding sequence ATGGTTCCCGGGGAAGATATTGGTCGGTCTATGGAACGCGCAATGTTTGCTTTCGGGAACCAGATTCTCACCGGTATTCGTGCAATACATGAGCAAGAGCAAGCCGAACAGCAGGTCCCGAGGCCCATCCACCGACGGACATCCGTCCGTCGAGAGCATGTCCTAGCTCATCAACGTCTGTTCAAGGACTACTTCACCGAACATCCCCGGTGGGGCGCGCCGGTTTTTCGCCGACGGTTTAGGATGCGGCGAGAGTTGTTTCTCCAGATTGTTCACGCGTTGGAGGCGCGCGACGAGTACTTCCAGTGGCGGGAAGATGCGACCCATAGAAAGGGTCCATCCCCGCTGACGAAGTGCACTGTTGCGCTTCGTCAGTTGGCATACGGCACTACGGcggacatgttcgacgagtatcTTCACGTCGGGGATACAACTGGCTAG